In the Gymnogyps californianus isolate 813 chromosome 3, ASM1813914v2, whole genome shotgun sequence genome, one interval contains:
- the ACP1 gene encoding low molecular weight phosphotyrosine protein phosphatase isoform X1 → MAAGEAKSVLFVCLGNICRSPIAEAVFRKLVTDEKVENKWRIDSAATSTYEIGSPPDYRGQTCMKKHGITMNHIARQVTKDDFQTFDYILCMDESNLRDLKRKSNQVKDCKAKIELLGTYDPQKQLIIEDPYYGNEKDFETVYEQCVRCCKAFLEKCH, encoded by the exons ATGGCGGCGGGGGAGGCGAAGTCGGTGCTCTTCGTGTGCCTGG GAAACATTTGTCGCTCTCCAATAGCTGAAGCAGTTTTTAGAAAACTTGTAACTGatgaaaaagttgaaaataag tgGAGGATAGACAGTGCAGCGACATCTACCTATGAAATAGGAAGCCCTCCTGACTATCGAGGACAGACTTGCATGAAGAAGCATGGCATTACCATGAATCATATTGCCAGGCAG gTTACTAAAGATGATTTCCAGACCTTTGATTATATACTTTGTATGGATGAGAGCAATCTAAG ggatctgaaaaggaaaagcaaccaaGTTAAAGACTGCAAGGCCAAAATTGAACTACTTGGAACTTATGATCCACAGAAACAACTTATCATTGAAGATCCGTACTAT GGGAATGAAAAGGACTTTGAAACTGTTTACGAGCAGTGTGTTCGGTGCTGTAAAGCATTTTTGGAGAAGTGTCATTAA
- the ACP1 gene encoding low molecular weight phosphotyrosine protein phosphatase isoform X2, translated as MAAGEAKSVLFVCLGNICRSPIAEAVFRKLVTDEKVENKWMTDSAAVSDWNVGRSPDARALSCLRNHGIETAHKARQVTKDDFQTFDYILCMDESNLRDLKRKSNQVKDCKAKIELLGTYDPQKQLIIEDPYYGNEKDFETVYEQCVRCCKAFLEKCH; from the exons ATGGCGGCGGGGGAGGCGAAGTCGGTGCTCTTCGTGTGCCTGG GAAACATTTGTCGCTCTCCAATAGCTGAAGCAGTTTTTAGAAAACTTGTAACTGatgaaaaagttgaaaataag TGGATGACAGAcagtgctgctgtttcagaCTGGAACGTGGGGCGCTCCCCAGATGCAAGGGCTTTAAGCTGTCTAAGAAATCATGGCATTGAGACAGCACATAAAGCACGGCAG gTTACTAAAGATGATTTCCAGACCTTTGATTATATACTTTGTATGGATGAGAGCAATCTAAG ggatctgaaaaggaaaagcaaccaaGTTAAAGACTGCAAGGCCAAAATTGAACTACTTGGAACTTATGATCCACAGAAACAACTTATCATTGAAGATCCGTACTAT GGGAATGAAAAGGACTTTGAAACTGTTTACGAGCAGTGTGTTCGGTGCTGTAAAGCATTTTTGGAGAAGTGTCATTAA